A DNA window from Danio aesculapii chromosome 14, fDanAes4.1, whole genome shotgun sequence contains the following coding sequences:
- the nkrf gene encoding NF-kappa-B-repressing factor isoform X2 — MEKVLEMAEGIDIGEMPSYELVPNAEAKKRPCSSDGSEEPMSKMPMSKFTRRPRFEPVHFVSGESSGSGNGRTDEKENEKTRRRDEVTDVRQKEQDHQPYNGNRGCTPPSSSLDKGRYGYDSWPEHRSKDVPSGGTSGLGYSSRGSTSNFMGKVQQEYTAKYEAYNSRQSDSVLHTGRSDGSGRSGTYESGRRGLGFGHQERPTSSKAFSRVYDGPSRGGTGLLPTPSLPASVPTAAVEEKQRLIVRVSSAVAVTLRDPAFVGGPEGPNYNFILSRSIQACKTNPEYIYVNLRDIPPADLPKNRKVPCDGYACELRCQSVYLATGYSGSKNGARDRASEQAIKLFMRPVEIRILRRLYKRRYVNDMVVCQVNTPNPSLPPPLRNPEDNPPPSTKGQYVPDRSKHWTEFVIMENAHDAICILNNSAAFNRMKVDYTFDPVPNSNLLLCNVYLQGELVAQARGTKKSAKHSAAEEAVKKLRMNQAARQQEQQQQQQQQQQQQQLFSGGNYFSEESPGCYSQQSSSGAQLGELVILENSDNAICIINDTAQFNKVLAEYKFTVLADHSWRCEVYLDGQYVATGLGPKKTVKHIAAEEALATLRRTQAVVKSNLRKEGHADAISRDQIMCRSGEEAVRQEIKEDNIGNQLLRKMGWTGGGLGREGDGIAEPIKVKEQFTREGLGMDMDRHGSQLTKRDIEDIIRNYASSERQDDLRFSTELNNEERRQIHQVSQRYGLRSKSYGQGRQRFLVVSRRVQKEQLIGQLLQEGQVGRYELVKPQPS; from the coding sequence GTGAGGAACCCATGAGCAAAATGCCAATGTCAAAATTCACTCGCAGACCTAGATTTGAGCCTGTACACTTTGTGAGTGGCGAGAGCAGCGGCAGTGGAAATGGAAGAACTgatgaaaaagaaaatgagaagACTAGAAGAAGGGATGAGGTGACAGATGTGAGACAAAAGGAACAAGATCATCAACCATATAACGGCAACCGTGGCTGCACACCCCCCTCAAGCTCTCTTGACAAGGGCAGGTATGGTTATGATTCTTGGCCTGAGCACAGAAGCAAGGATGTGCCCTCGGGTGGCACAAGTGGGCTTGGTTATAGCAGCAGAGGGTCCACCTCAAACTTCATGGGCAAAGTGCAGCAGGAGTACACTGCTAAATATGAGGCCTATAATTCCAGGCAGTCTGATTCAGTCTTACACACAGGCAGATCTGATGGAAGTGGACGATCTGGAACCTACGAGAGTGGACGGCGTGGGTTGGGATTTGGACATCAGGAAAGGCCAACCTCCAGCAAGGCTTTTAGCAGGGTATACGACGGTCCAAGCAGAGGAGGTACAGGCTTGCTCCCTACACCATCACTGCCAGCTTCTGTCCCTACAGCCGCAGTTGAAGAAAAACAGAGGCTGATAGTCAGAGTATCGTCAGCCGTTGCTGTCACCCTCAGAGATCCGGCATTCGTGGGTGGACCTGAAGGGCCAAACTACAATTTCATACTTAGCCGCAGCATTCAGGCCTGCAAGACGAACCCAGAGTACATCTATGTCAATTTAAGAGATATCCCTCCTGCTGACCTTCCTAAAAACAGAAAGGTACCGTGTGATGGATATGCGTGTGAACTGAGGTGTCAGAGTGTGTACCTTGCTACAGGTTACTCTGGGAGTAAAAACGGTGCCAGAGACCGAGCCTCAGAACAGGCAATCAAGCTGTTTATGAGGCCAGTGGAAATTCGTATCTTGAGGCGACTGTACAAGCGCAGATACGTTAATGACATGGTGGTGTGCCAGGTTAACACTCCAAATCCATCCCTTCCGCCACCTCTACGCAACCCTGAAGACAATCCACCCCCAAGTACCAAGGGCCAATATGTGCCTGACCGAAGCAAACACTGGACAGAATTTGTAATCATGGAGAACGCACACGATGCTATCTGTATTCTTAATAACTCTGCAGCTTTCAACCGCATGAAAGTTGATTACACTTTTGACCCGGTTCCCAACAGCAATTTATTGCTCTGTAATGTGTACTTGCAGGGCGAACTGGTGGCACAAGCCAGAGGGACAAAGAAAAGTGCAAAACATTCAGCGGCAGAAGAGGCGGTAAAGAAGTTGCGAATGAACCAAGCTGCTCGCCAACaagagcagcagcagcaacaacaacaacaacaacagcaacaacaactatTTTCTGGAGGAAACTATTTTTCTGAGGAATCCCCTGGTTGCTACTCCCAGCAAAGTAGCAGTGGGGCACAGCTCGGTGAATTGGTCATCCTTGAAAATTCAGATAATGCTATATGCATAATAAACGACACTGCTCAATTTAATAAGGTGTTGGCAGAATACAAATTCACAGTTCTGGCAGACCACAGCTGGCGATGTGAAGTTTACCTGGATGGTCAGTACGTGGCAACAGGGCTTGGTCCCAAAAAAACAGTCAAGCACATTGCGGCTGAGGAGGCCCTCGCCACACTTCGGCGTACACAGGCTGTGGTGAAGTCCAATCTTAGGAAGGAGGGCCATGCCGATGCAATTTCCCGAGATCAAATCATGTGCCGTTCTGGTGAGGAAGCTGTTCGGCAGGAGATTAAAGAGGACAACATTGGGAACCAGCTACTCCGCAAGATGGGCTGGACAGGTGGAGGCTTGGGTAGAGAAGGAGATGGCATTGCTGAACCTATCAAAGTCAAAGAGCAGTTCACCCGAGAAGGACTCGGTATGGACATGGACAGACATGGTAGTCAGCTGACAAAGCGCGATATTGAGGACATCATTCGGAATTACGCAAGTTCAGAACGGCAAGACGATCTGCGCTTCTCCACCGAGCTCAACAACGAAGAGCGCCGACAGATTCACCAGGTGTCCCAAAGGTACGGGCTGCGTAGCAAGTCGTACGGACAGGGTCGACAACGCTTTTTAGTGGTTAGCCGAAGAGTTCAGAAGGAACAACTGATTGGTCAGCTCTTGCAGGAAGGGCAGGTTGGACGATATGAACTGGTGAAACCTCAGCCTTCATAA
- the ube2a gene encoding ubiquitin-conjugating enzyme E2 A, translating to MSTPARRRLMRDFKRLQEDPPAGVSGAPSENNIMVWNAVIFGPEGTPFEDGTFKLTIEFTEEYPNKPPTVRFVSKMFHPNVYADGSICLDILQNRWSPTYDVSSILTSIQSLLDEPNPNSPANSQAAQLYQENKREYEKRVSAIVEQSWRDC from the exons ATGTCAACCCCAGCAAGACGGCGTTTGATGAGGGATTTTAAACG tCTCCAAGAGGATCCTCCAGCCGGAGTTAGCGGAGCCCCATCGGAAAACAACATCATGGTCTGGAACGCTGTCATTTTTGG GCCTGAAGGAACACCTTTTGAAGATG GAACTTTCAAACTCACAATAGAATTTACAGAAGAATATCCCAACAAACCTCCTACAGTTCGGTTTGTCTCCAAAATGTTTCACCCTAATG TTTATGCAGATGGTAGTATATGTTTGGACATTCTTCAGAATCGCTGGAGTCCAACATATGACGTTTCCTCAATTTTAACGTCAATACAG TCTTTACTGGATGAGCCGAACCCAAACAGCCCTGCCAACAGCCAGGCAGCTCAGCTGTATCAGGAAAACAAGAGAGAGTATGAGAAACGTGTGTCGGCCATTGTGGAACAGAGCTGGCGTGACTGTTGA